One Mugil cephalus isolate CIBA_MC_2020 chromosome 10, CIBA_Mcephalus_1.1, whole genome shotgun sequence genomic window carries:
- the LOC125014700 gene encoding kelch-like ECH-associated protein 1 isoform X1 has translation MNTVGKYFMILFKWMYLCMKYGLTKLLGAIPFINNWLASSGVTDRESCSADSEGWETYEALRTYYVGDGTKVTVQTSTHAFHVDLQRLSECSEYFRALSQSRMREISDSHIHLDHVSSPIFYNFLEFSFNDNFKVPQVELEAHIQVGSYLLAEAFLSKCLSVLADELSPSNCLTYLGLAKELLCAEMKMTVFAYLSRNLLELPQVIGCLGDEEKEEVVQLRMQGDRRLCSLRKENLSSWKDPETERSRRVFTLKGSEDSGDWQPVTELPFRADKWCFTTVVLFNYLYVIGGYRQRMKRGWEFNMASFRYNPSTHTWVATSPMIKHRRHFSAVACEGCIYAVGGWYLDSLVTPDSSTALYAAVECYDPWEDTWRFVSSLPLTDFQFTVSLSHDVPLVTSLGHFVYVLGTIQRTGEKLLLQYNTKLDSWSELLPTLTRADIDLPTLYFLGATDRLLVIGGNNSENVVTSFCVETQKWGQVHRAEKVAFAGQGTVVGDQLLMPSIEHNTVVRMDLRTLTLTVLPPLPISICYEAAFYLHF, from the exons ATGAATACTGTGggaaaatatttcatgatacTGTTCAAGTGGATGTACCTTTGTATGAAATATGGTCTCACAAAACTTTTGGGTGCTATTCCATTTATCAACAATTGGCTAGCATCCTCAGGTGTCACTGATAGAGAATCCTGCTCAGCAGACTCAGAGGGGTGGGAAACATACGAAGCGCTGCGTACATATTACGTTGGAGATGGAACCAAGGTTACAGTCCAAACCAGCACACATGCCTTTCAT GTGGACCTCCAGAGACTTTCAGAGTGCAGCGAGTACTTCAGAGCCTTGTCCCAGTCCAGGATGAGAGAGATCTCAGACAGCCACATCCACCTGGACCACGTGAGCTCTCCCATCTTCTACAACTTCCTTGAGTTCTCCTTCAATGATAATTTCAAAGTCCCTCAGGTGGAGTTGGAAGCACACATCCAG GTCGGTAGCTATCTCCTAGCTGAGGCCTTCCTCTCAAAGTGCCTATCAGTGCTGGCAGATGAACTCAGCCCGTCTAACTGTTTGACTTACCTGGGTCTTGCTAAGGAGCTCCTCTGTGCAGAGATGAAGATGACAGTGTTCGCTTATCTGAGCAGAAACCTGCTGGAGCTGCCGCAAGTCATCGG GTGTCTTGgtgatgaggagaaggaggaggtcgTGCAGTTGAGGATGCAAGGAGACCGACGCCTCTGCAGCCTCAGAAAGGAGAACCTGAGTTCTTGGAAGGACCCGGAAACAGAACGTTCCAGACGTGTATTCACCCTGAAGGGGTCAGAGGACAGCGGAGATTGGCAACCAGTCACAGAGCTCCCATTTAGGGCTGATAAGTGGTGTTTTACCACTGTGGTGCTTTTTAATTACTTATATGTTATAGGAGGCTACAGACAGCGTATGAAGAGAGGCTGGGAGTTCAATATGGCTTCCTTCAGGTATAATCCCTCTACTCATACGTGGGTCGCCACATCACCCATGATAAAG CACAGAAGGCACTTCAGTGCAGTAGCCTGTGAAGGCTGTATTTACGCAGTGGGGGGCTGGTACTTGGACTCTCTGGTGACTCCAGACTCCAGCACAGCTCTCTATGCAGCTGTAGAATGCTACGATCCATGGGAGGACACGTGGAG GTTTGTGTCCTCACTGCCGCTCACTGACTTCCAGTTCACAGTGTCCTTGTCCCATGATGTGCCCCTTGTTACAAGCCTTGGACACTTTGTTTATGTGCTGGGGACCATCCAGAGGACCGGCGAGAAACTGTTGCTGCAGTACAACACAAAGCTAG ACTCCTGGTCTGAACTGCTTCCCACACTCACCAGGGCGGACATTGACCTTCCCACTCTTTATTTCCTGGGGGCCACTGACAGGCTGCTCGTGATTGGTGGGAACAACTCAGAGAATGTGGTGACATCGTTCTGCGTGGAGACACAGAAGTGGGGTCAG GTGCACCGGGCTGAGAAAGTGGCCTTTGCAGGGCAGGGGACAGTTGTAGGCGACCAGCTCCTGATGCCGAGTATTGAGCACAACACTGTTGTGAGGATGGATCTCCGAACTCTCACCCTCACGGTCCTCCCTCCTCTACCCATCTCCATCTGCTACGAAGCTGCCTTTTATCTTCACTTCTAA
- the LOC125014700 gene encoding kelch repeat and BTB domain-containing protein 13 isoform X2, translated as MNTVGKYFMILFKWMYLCMKYGLTKLLGAIPFINNWLASSGVTDRESCSADSEGWETYEALRTYYVGDGTKVTVQTSTHAFHVDLQRLSECSEYFRALSQSRMREISDSHIHLDHVSSPIFYNFLEFSFNDNFKVPQVELEAHIQELLCAEMKMTVFAYLSRNLLELPQVIGCLGDEEKEEVVQLRMQGDRRLCSLRKENLSSWKDPETERSRRVFTLKGSEDSGDWQPVTELPFRADKWCFTTVVLFNYLYVIGGYRQRMKRGWEFNMASFRYNPSTHTWVATSPMIKHRRHFSAVACEGCIYAVGGWYLDSLVTPDSSTALYAAVECYDPWEDTWRFVSSLPLTDFQFTVSLSHDVPLVTSLGHFVYVLGTIQRTGEKLLLQYNTKLDSWSELLPTLTRADIDLPTLYFLGATDRLLVIGGNNSENVVTSFCVETQKWGQVHRAEKVAFAGQGTVVGDQLLMPSIEHNTVVRMDLRTLTLTVLPPLPISICYEAAFYLHF; from the exons ATGAATACTGTGggaaaatatttcatgatacTGTTCAAGTGGATGTACCTTTGTATGAAATATGGTCTCACAAAACTTTTGGGTGCTATTCCATTTATCAACAATTGGCTAGCATCCTCAGGTGTCACTGATAGAGAATCCTGCTCAGCAGACTCAGAGGGGTGGGAAACATACGAAGCGCTGCGTACATATTACGTTGGAGATGGAACCAAGGTTACAGTCCAAACCAGCACACATGCCTTTCAT GTGGACCTCCAGAGACTTTCAGAGTGCAGCGAGTACTTCAGAGCCTTGTCCCAGTCCAGGATGAGAGAGATCTCAGACAGCCACATCCACCTGGACCACGTGAGCTCTCCCATCTTCTACAACTTCCTTGAGTTCTCCTTCAATGATAATTTCAAAGTCCCTCAGGTGGAGTTGGAAGCACACATCCAG GAGCTCCTCTGTGCAGAGATGAAGATGACAGTGTTCGCTTATCTGAGCAGAAACCTGCTGGAGCTGCCGCAAGTCATCGG GTGTCTTGgtgatgaggagaaggaggaggtcgTGCAGTTGAGGATGCAAGGAGACCGACGCCTCTGCAGCCTCAGAAAGGAGAACCTGAGTTCTTGGAAGGACCCGGAAACAGAACGTTCCAGACGTGTATTCACCCTGAAGGGGTCAGAGGACAGCGGAGATTGGCAACCAGTCACAGAGCTCCCATTTAGGGCTGATAAGTGGTGTTTTACCACTGTGGTGCTTTTTAATTACTTATATGTTATAGGAGGCTACAGACAGCGTATGAAGAGAGGCTGGGAGTTCAATATGGCTTCCTTCAGGTATAATCCCTCTACTCATACGTGGGTCGCCACATCACCCATGATAAAG CACAGAAGGCACTTCAGTGCAGTAGCCTGTGAAGGCTGTATTTACGCAGTGGGGGGCTGGTACTTGGACTCTCTGGTGACTCCAGACTCCAGCACAGCTCTCTATGCAGCTGTAGAATGCTACGATCCATGGGAGGACACGTGGAG GTTTGTGTCCTCACTGCCGCTCACTGACTTCCAGTTCACAGTGTCCTTGTCCCATGATGTGCCCCTTGTTACAAGCCTTGGACACTTTGTTTATGTGCTGGGGACCATCCAGAGGACCGGCGAGAAACTGTTGCTGCAGTACAACACAAAGCTAG ACTCCTGGTCTGAACTGCTTCCCACACTCACCAGGGCGGACATTGACCTTCCCACTCTTTATTTCCTGGGGGCCACTGACAGGCTGCTCGTGATTGGTGGGAACAACTCAGAGAATGTGGTGACATCGTTCTGCGTGGAGACACAGAAGTGGGGTCAG GTGCACCGGGCTGAGAAAGTGGCCTTTGCAGGGCAGGGGACAGTTGTAGGCGACCAGCTCCTGATGCCGAGTATTGAGCACAACACTGTTGTGAGGATGGATCTCCGAACTCTCACCCTCACGGTCCTCCCTCCTCTACCCATCTCCATCTGCTACGAAGCTGCCTTTTATCTTCACTTCTAA
- the LOC125014700 gene encoding kelch domain-containing protein 7A isoform X3 produces MKMTVFAYLSRNLLELPQVIGCLGDEEKEEVVQLRMQGDRRLCSLRKENLSSWKDPETERSRRVFTLKGSEDSGDWQPVTELPFRADKWCFTTVVLFNYLYVIGGYRQRMKRGWEFNMASFRYNPSTHTWVATSPMIKHRRHFSAVACEGCIYAVGGWYLDSLVTPDSSTALYAAVECYDPWEDTWRFVSSLPLTDFQFTVSLSHDVPLVTSLGHFVYVLGTIQRTGEKLLLQYNTKLDSWSELLPTLTRADIDLPTLYFLGATDRLLVIGGNNSENVVTSFCVETQKWGQVHRAEKVAFAGQGTVVGDQLLMPSIEHNTVVRMDLRTLTLTVLPPLPISICYEAAFYLHF; encoded by the exons ATGAAGATGACAGTGTTCGCTTATCTGAGCAGAAACCTGCTGGAGCTGCCGCAAGTCATCGG GTGTCTTGgtgatgaggagaaggaggaggtcgTGCAGTTGAGGATGCAAGGAGACCGACGCCTCTGCAGCCTCAGAAAGGAGAACCTGAGTTCTTGGAAGGACCCGGAAACAGAACGTTCCAGACGTGTATTCACCCTGAAGGGGTCAGAGGACAGCGGAGATTGGCAACCAGTCACAGAGCTCCCATTTAGGGCTGATAAGTGGTGTTTTACCACTGTGGTGCTTTTTAATTACTTATATGTTATAGGAGGCTACAGACAGCGTATGAAGAGAGGCTGGGAGTTCAATATGGCTTCCTTCAGGTATAATCCCTCTACTCATACGTGGGTCGCCACATCACCCATGATAAAG CACAGAAGGCACTTCAGTGCAGTAGCCTGTGAAGGCTGTATTTACGCAGTGGGGGGCTGGTACTTGGACTCTCTGGTGACTCCAGACTCCAGCACAGCTCTCTATGCAGCTGTAGAATGCTACGATCCATGGGAGGACACGTGGAG GTTTGTGTCCTCACTGCCGCTCACTGACTTCCAGTTCACAGTGTCCTTGTCCCATGATGTGCCCCTTGTTACAAGCCTTGGACACTTTGTTTATGTGCTGGGGACCATCCAGAGGACCGGCGAGAAACTGTTGCTGCAGTACAACACAAAGCTAG ACTCCTGGTCTGAACTGCTTCCCACACTCACCAGGGCGGACATTGACCTTCCCACTCTTTATTTCCTGGGGGCCACTGACAGGCTGCTCGTGATTGGTGGGAACAACTCAGAGAATGTGGTGACATCGTTCTGCGTGGAGACACAGAAGTGGGGTCAG GTGCACCGGGCTGAGAAAGTGGCCTTTGCAGGGCAGGGGACAGTTGTAGGCGACCAGCTCCTGATGCCGAGTATTGAGCACAACACTGTTGTGAGGATGGATCTCCGAACTCTCACCCTCACGGTCCTCCCTCCTCTACCCATCTCCATCTGCTACGAAGCTGCCTTTTATCTTCACTTCTAA